The following proteins are encoded in a genomic region of Oncorhynchus kisutch isolate 150728-3 linkage group LG18, Okis_V2, whole genome shotgun sequence:
- the chst2b gene encoding carbohydrate sulfotransferase 2, whose protein sequence is MRGKQYHQQLKLTAPWEKDAGYGRKLKTYRNHTKIIAQPGIVMKVLRRKRIVLFIAYFLLLVLTMLNLANYKWTKEPQQCNHQMRSTTYHGRSDIRFLYRPSLAKKRQLVYVLTTWRSGSSFFGELFNQNPEVFFLYEPMWHIWQKLYPGDAVSLQGAARDMLSSLYRCDLSVFQLYNSPGGKNFTSLGLFGATLNKVVCSYPLCSAYRKEVVGMVDDKVCKKCPPQSLRLLEEECLKYSTIVIKGVRILDVNVLAPLMEDPSLDVKVVHLVRDPRAVANSRIKSRHGLIRENLQVVRSRDPKLRRIPFVDPNHKANKKDGSDYHSIGAMEVICDRTSRTLRTALNPPSWLKGKYMAVRYEDLVENPVKILRNIYRFANLTTNHDIESFALNMTGGSSSSSKPFIVSSRNATQAASAWRTVLSIQQIKQVEDYCHHSMAVLGYERVRTAGEAKDLSKSLLTVSKL, encoded by the coding sequence ATGAGAGGGAAACAATACCACCAACAACTGAAGTTGACAGCGCCTTGGGAGAAGGATGCTGGCTACGGGAGAAAGCTCAAAACGTACAGGAACCATACCAAGATAATAGCCCAGCCCGGCATTGTGATGAAGGTGCTACGCAGAAAGCGGATTGTGTTGTTTATAGCCTATTTCTTGCTGCTGGTGCTGACCATGCTGAACTTGGCCAACTATAAATGGACTAAAGAGCCCCAGCAGTGCAATCACCAGATGAGGAGCACTACCTATCATGGCAGATCAGACATCCGGTTCCTCTACAGACCATCTCTGGCCAAGAAAAGACAGTTGGTCTATGTTCTGACCACATGGAGGTCTGGGTCCTCCTTTTTCGGGGAGCTGTTTAACCAAAATCCTGAAGTGTTCTTCCTGTATGAACCCATGTGGCACATCTGGCAGAAGCTGTACCCGGGAGACGCAGTGTCTTTGCAGGGGGCAGCCAGGGACATGCTCAGCTCCTTATACCGCTGTGATCTCTCTGTGTTCCAGCTGTACAACAGCCCAGGGGGAAAGAACTTTACTTCCCTAGGACTCTTTGGGGCCACCCTGAATAAGGTGGTGTGCTCCTACCCTCTGTGCTCCGCCTACAGGAAAgaggtggtggggatggtggacGACAAGGTGTGTAAAAAGTGCCCACCTCAAAGCCTTAGACTACTGGAGGAGGAGTGCCTCAAGTACAGCACTATCGTTATTAAAGGGGTGCGTATCCTGGACGTGAACGTTCTAGCCCCCCTCATGGAGGACCCGTCGCTGGACGTGAAGGTAGTTCACCTGGTCAGGGACCCCCGGGCCGTGGCCAACTCCAGGATCAAGTCCCGACACGGGCTGATCCGGGAGAACCTGCAGGTGGTCCGGAGCAGGGACCCCAAGCTCCGCAGGATCCCCTTTGTCGACCCCAACCACAAAGCCAACAAGAAGGACGGCTCGGACTACCACTCCATCGGAGCCATGGAGGTGATCTGTGACCGCACCTCGCGGACCCTGAGGACGGCCTTAAACCCTCCCAGTTGGCTCAAAGGGAAGTACATGGCCGTGCGCTATGAGGACCTGGTGGAGAACCCTGTGAAGATCCTGAGGAACATCTACCGCTTCGCCAACCTCACCACCAACCACGACATTGAGTCGTTTGCTCTGAACATGACAGGTGGGTCTAGTTCGTCCTCCAAGCCGTTCATAGTGTCCTCCAGGAACGCCACTCAGGCTGCCAGCGCATGGAGAACAGTGCTCAGCATCCAGCAGATCAAACAGGTGGAGGACTACTGTCATCACTCCATGGCTGTCCTGGGCTACGAGAGAGTCAGGACGGCCGGGGAGGCAAAGGACCTCAGTAAGTCTTTACTGACGGTCTCCAAACTGTGA